In one Rhodothermales bacterium genomic region, the following are encoded:
- a CDS encoding DnaJ domain-containing protein gives MRDYYEILGVNKTATEADLKRAYRQQALKYHPDRNPDDKEAEAMFKEAAEAYEVLSSPEKRSRYDRFGHAGVRGNGTGQQGFQDINDIFSAFSDIFGGSGG, from the coding sequence ATGCGCGATTACTACGAAATACTGGGTGTGAACAAGACGGCCACCGAGGCCGACCTCAAGCGCGCCTATCGCCAGCAGGCGTTGAAGTACCACCCGGATCGCAACCCGGACGACAAGGAGGCGGAGGCGATGTTCAAAGAGGCCGCGGAGGCCTATGAGGTGCTGTCCAGTCCGGAGAAACGGTCCCGGTACGACCGATTCGGCCACGCCGGCGTGCGCGGCAATGGCACCGGTCAGCAGGGTTTCCAGGATATCAACGACATCTTCAGCGCCTTCAGCGACATCTTTGGCGGCAGCGGCGGC
- a CDS encoding nucleotide exchange factor GrpE translates to MQDDTHAAPASEEMARTREADAMPPPGAGSRAEPEASGEVARLRAELKDTKDRLLRQAAEFQNYKRRTDTERLTIVQSSQVHVVQRMLEVLDDLGRSLDAASKLESDQQALDPMYVKLKEGVELVFRKFNDEMVRLGVEHIQAVGQPFNENEHDALMQQPAPADTEAGVVLSELQKGYRMGDRVIRHTKVVVSS, encoded by the coding sequence GTGCAAGATGATACTCACGCGGCCCCCGCATCGGAAGAAATGGCCCGTACCCGGGAGGCAGACGCCATGCCGCCCCCGGGGGCCGGCTCGCGTGCCGAGCCCGAGGCTTCTGGAGAGGTGGCCCGGCTGCGCGCCGAATTGAAAGACACGAAAGATCGCCTGCTCCGCCAGGCGGCTGAATTCCAGAACTATAAACGACGCACCGACACCGAGAGGCTCACGATCGTGCAGTCCAGCCAGGTCCATGTCGTGCAGCGGATGCTCGAAGTGCTGGACGACCTCGGCCGGTCGCTCGATGCGGCGTCGAAGCTCGAGTCGGACCAGCAGGCGCTCGACCCTATGTACGTCAAGCTCAAGGAAGGCGTGGAACTCGTCTTCCGCAAATTCAACGACGAGATGGTGCGCCTGGGTGTCGAGCACATCCAGGCCGTCGGGCAGCCGTTTAATGAAAATGAACACGATGCCCTCATGCAGCAGCCGGCGCCCGCCGATACCGAGGCGGGGGTCGTACTGAGTGAGCTGCAGAAAGGATACCGTATGGGGGATCGGGTGATCCGCCACACGAAGGTCGTCGTGTCCTCCTGA